From the Terriglobales bacterium genome, the window TGTTTGAACTCCACAATCAGCTTCGTGAGATCCGCTTTGATGGCGTCGTCGAGCACCTTCTTCTCGGCGATGGTGCGCAACAGTGCCGGGCTCATGGTCTCCACGTGCTTGAACAGGCCACGCTCGAACTCGCGGCACTGCTCCACCGGCAGATCGTCCAGCGCGCCGCTGGTCCCGGCAAACAGGATGAGCACCTGCCGCTCTACCGGCAGGGGCGAGTACTGGTCCTGCTTGAGGATCTCGGTCAGCCGCCGGCCGCGGTTGAGCTGTGCCTGCGTGGCCTTGTCCAGGTCGCTGCCGAACTGCGCGAAGGCCGCCAACTCGCGGAACTGCGCCAGGTCGAGCCGCAGCGTGCCCGCCACCTGCCGCATAGCTTTGATTTGCGCGTTGCCGCCCACGCGGCTCACCGACAGGCCCACGTTCACCGCCGGCCGGATGCCGCTGTTGAACAGGTCGGTCTCCAGGTAGATCTGCCCATCGGTGATGGAGATGACATTGGTGGGGATGTAGGCGGAGACGTCGCCCGCCTGGGTCTCGATGATGGGCAGAGCGGTGAGGGAGCCTCCGCCCAGCTTGTTGTTGAGCTTGGCAGCGCGCTCCAGTAGGCGCGAGTGCAGGTAGAAGACGTCGCCGGGATAGGCCTCGCGCCCCGGCGGCCGCCGCAGCAGCAGCGAGATCTCGCGATACGAGGCGGCGTGCTTGGAGAGGTCGTCGTAGATGCACAGCGCGTGCCGCCCGGAATCGCGGAAGTATTCGCCCATGGCGCAGGCGGTGTAGGGCGCGATGTACTGCATGGGCGCGGGCTCGGAAGCCGTGGCCGCCACCACGATGGTGTAGTCCATGGCGCCGTAATCTGTCAGGATCTTCACCACTTGGGCCACCGAAGAGCGCTTCTGCCCGATGGCGCAGTAGATGCAGATCAGGTCTCCGCCCTTGTTGTTGATGATGGTGTCCAGCGCCACCGCGGTCTTCCCCGTCTGCCGGTCGCCGATGATGAGCTCGCGCTGCCCGCGGCCGATGGGGATCATGCTGTCGATGGCCTTCAGACCCGTGGCCATGGGCTCGCGCACCGGCTGCCGGTCCACCACCCCCGGCGCCAGGCGCTCCAGGGTGATGACCTTGTCGGTCGCGACCGGCCCTTTGTCGTCGATGGGCTCGCCCAGCGCGTTGACCACGCGCCCCACCATGGCCTCGCCCACCGGCACGCTCATGATGCGCCCTGTGCGCTTGACCTCGTCGCCCTCGCTGATCTCGGTGTAGTCGCCCAGCAGCACCGCGCCCACCTGGTCTTCCTCCAGGTTCAGGGCGATGCCGGCCAGGCCGTGGGGGAAGGAGAGCAGCTCGCCCGCCATCACCTTGTCCAGGCCGTGCACGCGGGCGATGCCGTCGCCCAGGGAGATGATGGAGCCGACCTCGTCCACCGCGACCCGCGATTCGTAGTTCTCGATCTGCTCGCGCAGGATCTTAGTGATTTCGTCAGCCTTGATCTGTGCCATATGGCTCTCTTAACCGAGTTCCTTCGCTTCGCTCAGAATTTCGCCGGCGGGCTCAGACGCCCGCCAAGCGTCTCAACTTCGTGATTTCGTCTGCCTTGATCTGTGCCATAAGTGAGTTCTCAGGTCTGGTTGGAGCTCAACTGTTCTTTCAGCTTCCGCAACTGGCCGCGCACCGAGCCGTCCCAGATGGTGCTGCCTACGCGGATGCGCGCCCCGCCCAGCAGGCTTTCGTCCTTCTGGTAGCGCGCCTGCACCTTCTTTCCCAGGACCGCCTCCAGGCGCGTGGTCAGCGAGCGCTTCTCTTCGTCGCCCAAATCGCGCCAGCTGGTGACCTCCGCCTCGGAAAAGCCG encodes:
- the atpA gene encoding F0F1 ATP synthase subunit alpha, encoding MAQIKADEITKILREQIENYESRVAVDEVGSIISLGDGIARVHGLDKVMAGELLSFPHGLAGIALNLEEDQVGAVLLGDYTEISEGDEVKRTGRIMSVPVGEAMVGRVVNALGEPIDDKGPVATDKVITLERLAPGVVDRQPVREPMATGLKAIDSMIPIGRGQRELIIGDRQTGKTAVALDTIINNKGGDLICIYCAIGQKRSSVAQVVKILTDYGAMDYTIVVAATASEPAPMQYIAPYTACAMGEYFRDSGRHALCIYDDLSKHAASYREISLLLRRPPGREAYPGDVFYLHSRLLERAAKLNNKLGGGSLTALPIIETQAGDVSAYIPTNVISITDGQIYLETDLFNSGIRPAVNVGLSVSRVGGNAQIKAMRQVAGTLRLDLAQFRELAAFAQFGSDLDKATQAQLNRGRRLTEILKQDQYSPLPVERQVLILFAGTSGALDDLPVEQCREFERGLFKHVETMSPALLRTIAEKKVLDDAIKADLTKLIVEFKQRFVSERQAASAHK